A genomic region of Methanosarcina thermophila TM-1 contains the following coding sequences:
- a CDS encoding PLP-dependent transferase, protein MTTENYKLGTLALHSGQSPDPVTGARTVPIYQITSYVFRDTNHAANLFGLKELGNIYTHIRNPTNDVFEKRITAIGA, encoded by the coding sequence ATGACAACAGAGAACTATAAGCTAGGGACGCTTGCACTTCACTCTGGGCAGAGTCCGGACCCGGTTACAGGAGCACGAACAGTACCCATATACCAGATAACGTCATATGTCTTCCGGGATACGAATCATGCAGCCAATCTTTTTGGCCTCAAAGAGCTTGGCAACATCTACACCCATATAAGGAATCCTACTAATGACGTCTTTGAGAAGCGCATTACAGCCATTGGAGCATAA
- a CDS encoding IS1/IS1595 family N-terminal zinc-binding domain-containing protein: MSVENLNEVLCPNPECEYYQRAEGKAVIKRGKYKTGHQRYYCKHCGRFFMDTVGTPVYRKHLPADEIRLIYRLFLEKNGIRSIERITGHHRDTISHLIKGTVRNEKTEEYLIKHIGLTANECEKLWALLEKKRGTSRE; this comes from the coding sequence ATGTCAGTTGAAAACTTGAATGAGGTTCTATGCCCAAATCCCGAATGTGAATATTACCAAAGAGCGGAAGGAAAGGCTGTTATAAAACGGGGAAAGTATAAGACCGGACATCAGAGATACTACTGTAAACATTGCGGAAGATTTTTTATGGATACAGTAGGCACCCCCGTTTACCGTAAACATCTGCCTGCAGATGAAATAAGGTTAATATATCGGCTTTTTCTGGAAAAAAATGGGATACGAAGTATTGAACGAATAACAGGGCACCACAGAGATACGATAAGCCATTTGATAAAAGGTACGGTAAGGAATGAGAAAACGGAAGAATACCTTATCAAACATATCGGGCTTACAGCAAATGAATGTGAAAAATTATGGGCACTTCTGGAGAAAAAGCGAGGAACTTCCCGGGAGTAA
- a CDS encoding 4Fe-4S binding protein, producing the protein MSGKKIDVSLLKSKGFLPQRQENMFSMRLKVVSGNLDAKKLRAIADAAEKYGSGYIHITSRQQIEIPFVKLEDTEAARNELEKQGISAGSAGKRVRAVVACQGNRVCRNGLIDCENLACKIDEKYFGEAVPKKLKIAVTGCPSACVRPQENDFGIMGNVKPEILGENCVGCKLCEKACKVGAIKVLEDKAFINTKKCILCGACIAACRKDALRAGKIGCTIFVGGKAGLQPMQGIKLLELADEEQVFSVLEKTFEYYRREGLDGERLGDLLERMGMEKYRKEVLS; encoded by the coding sequence ATGAGTGGAAAAAAAATAGATGTGTCCTTACTTAAAAGCAAGGGATTTCTACCTCAGAGGCAGGAAAATATGTTTTCAATGCGGCTGAAGGTAGTGAGTGGGAATCTGGACGCCAAAAAACTACGGGCAATTGCAGATGCAGCTGAAAAATATGGTTCTGGCTATATTCACATAACATCAAGGCAACAGATTGAGATCCCTTTTGTTAAACTTGAAGATACTGAAGCAGCAAGAAATGAACTTGAGAAACAGGGCATTTCAGCAGGCTCTGCCGGAAAAAGGGTAAGAGCAGTTGTCGCCTGTCAGGGAAATAGGGTCTGCAGAAACGGCTTGATCGACTGCGAGAACCTGGCATGCAAGATAGATGAAAAATACTTTGGAGAAGCTGTCCCTAAAAAGTTAAAGATTGCAGTAACAGGCTGCCCTTCAGCCTGTGTAAGACCTCAGGAAAACGATTTTGGAATCATGGGCAATGTGAAACCTGAAATTCTTGGAGAGAATTGTGTCGGTTGTAAGCTCTGCGAGAAAGCGTGTAAGGTTGGAGCAATAAAAGTCCTGGAAGATAAAGCCTTTATAAATACTAAAAAATGTATTCTCTGCGGAGCTTGTATTGCTGCCTGCCGGAAAGATGCCCTGAGGGCAGGAAAAATCGGATGCACGATTTTTGTTGGAGGAAAGGCAGGACTCCAGCCCATGCAAGGGATTAAACTTCTTGAACTTGCAGATGAGGAGCAGGTATTTTCAGTCCTTGAAAAAACCTTTGAGTATTACAGGAGAGAAGGGCTTGACGGTGAGAGGCTCGGAGATCTTCTTGAAAGGATGGGAATGGAAAAGTACAGGAAGGAAGTCCTTTCCTGA